From a single Serratia surfactantfaciens genomic region:
- a CDS encoding suppressor of fused domain protein, whose product MNESYVLAEVSNENQTLVAVVQQDHRAAYFYIYPAEAYSDRYQVRACWLRNLAAAPLQEDRAALEQGQPPMLAAEFCRNLEGEAPLNPEGLMVVWSESDDGAALWYYGQLLAVIPGWSLYIDHSVCYSASCIKESPLAYPLGSASTNTQYAQAESTRQFWRSWQREEGNPWPKMQRDFQARYEQHFGPSVKYYAIDQGKWPPMAITQHERDGIYYFLTMGVSIRPMPWVEILFNDEASRYRRMEMAIAIDSQYMTEDNAVQMASALAGFAHAPWARLTWIGEGHTLESDVAPLGYEGYILSSSFYPYNAHLALPQQYGDPVNLFWASPVFTAERQLAHATPNGGHDLVNRLREQGVDHIFRPRQPVC is encoded by the coding sequence ATGAACGAATCATACGTACTTGCTGAAGTCAGCAATGAGAACCAGACGCTGGTCGCGGTGGTTCAGCAAGATCACCGGGCAGCCTATTTTTACATCTATCCCGCCGAAGCCTACAGCGATCGCTATCAGGTGCGTGCCTGCTGGCTGCGCAATCTGGCCGCCGCGCCGCTGCAGGAAGATCGCGCCGCGCTGGAGCAAGGGCAGCCGCCGATGTTGGCGGCGGAGTTTTGCCGCAACCTGGAAGGGGAAGCGCCGCTGAACCCGGAAGGGTTGATGGTGGTGTGGAGCGAAAGCGACGACGGCGCAGCCCTGTGGTATTACGGCCAACTGCTGGCGGTGATCCCCGGCTGGAGCCTGTATATCGACCATTCGGTGTGCTATTCCGCCAGCTGCATCAAGGAGAGCCCGTTGGCCTATCCGCTCGGCTCGGCCTCGACCAACACGCAATATGCGCAGGCGGAGAGCACCCGCCAATTCTGGCGCAGCTGGCAGCGTGAAGAGGGCAATCCGTGGCCGAAGATGCAGCGCGATTTTCAGGCGCGCTATGAGCAGCATTTCGGCCCCTCGGTAAAATACTACGCCATCGATCAGGGCAAGTGGCCGCCGATGGCCATCACCCAGCACGAGCGCGACGGCATTTATTACTTTCTCACCATGGGGGTCAGCATCCGGCCGATGCCGTGGGTGGAGATCCTGTTCAACGACGAGGCTTCGCGCTATCGCCGCATGGAGATGGCGATCGCCATCGACAGTCAATACATGACCGAAGACAACGCGGTGCAGATGGCCAGCGCGCTGGCCGGTTTCGCGCACGCGCCGTGGGCGCGGCTAACCTGGATCGGCGAAGGGCATACGCTGGAGTCGGACGTGGCGCCGCTGGGCTACGAGGGCTATATTTTATCGTCGTCCTTCTACCCATATAACGCGCACCTGGCTTTGCCGCAGCAGTACGGCGACCCGGTGAACCTGTTCTGGGCCAGCCCGGTGTTTACCGCCGAACGCCAACTGGCGCACGCCACGCCGAACGGCGGGCACGATCTGGTGAACCGGCTGCGCGAGCAGGGCGTCGACCATATTTTCCGCCCGCGCCAGCCGGTGTGCTGA
- a CDS encoding NAD(P)-dependent oxidoreductase has protein sequence MKIGFAGLGGMGSAMAANLLQAGFALTVWNRSPQAAQPLVSAGARQAERPEQLADADVLITMLADDAATQQVVVDSGLLQRMKPGALHINMATISVELAQRLTALHAEHGIGYLAAPVLGRVDVAAAGKLNILAAGESELLKKAQPLFDALGQKTWHFGADPAQANVVKIATNFTLASAIEAMAEGSALVRNYGVSGADYLQMLSSTVFAAPAYQGYGALIAAEKYSPAGFRLALGLKDVGLALAAGADSHTPMPFAGVLKDNFLDAMAQGDADLDWAALAKVAARRAGLK, from the coding sequence ATGAAGATCGGATTTGCCGGACTGGGTGGGATGGGCAGCGCCATGGCGGCCAACCTGTTGCAGGCGGGCTTCGCATTAACGGTATGGAACCGCTCGCCGCAGGCGGCGCAGCCACTGGTCAGCGCCGGCGCGCGGCAGGCCGAGCGGCCGGAACAGTTGGCCGATGCCGATGTGCTGATCACCATGCTGGCCGACGATGCCGCCACGCAACAGGTGGTGGTCGACAGCGGGTTGCTGCAACGGATGAAACCGGGCGCGCTGCATATCAACATGGCGACCATCTCGGTCGAACTCGCCCAGCGTTTGACGGCGCTGCATGCGGAACACGGCATCGGCTATCTCGCCGCGCCGGTGCTGGGCCGGGTCGACGTGGCCGCCGCCGGCAAGCTGAATATTCTGGCGGCCGGCGAGAGCGAGCTGCTGAAGAAAGCGCAGCCGCTGTTCGATGCCCTCGGCCAGAAAACCTGGCACTTCGGCGCCGATCCGGCGCAGGCCAACGTGGTCAAGATCGCCACCAACTTTACCTTGGCCAGCGCCATTGAAGCGATGGCGGAAGGCAGTGCGCTGGTGCGCAACTATGGCGTGTCCGGCGCCGACTATCTGCAGATGCTGAGCAGCACCGTCTTCGCCGCCCCGGCCTATCAGGGCTATGGCGCGCTGATCGCCGCCGAGAAGTATTCCCCGGCTGGATTCCGGCTGGCGCTGGGGCTGAAGGACGTCGGGTTGGCGCTGGCCGCCGGCGCCGACAGCCATACGCCGATGCCGTTCGCCGGGGTGCTGAAAGACAACTTCCTCGACGCGATGGCGCAGGGGGATGCGGATCTGGATTGGGCGGCGCTGGCCAAGGTGGCGGCGCGGCGGGCGGGACTGAAATAA
- a CDS encoding cysteine hydrolase family protein, whose translation MTAALLIIDVQEGLFTPPPADATGTVARINLLSERARRAGAPVVVIQHHTPDDELPHGSAAWQVLAALTVAPGDHRVEKTTPDSFLRTSLGALLIANGVSQLVVCGYSTPFCIDTTVRSAAARGYPVTLAADAHTCHDKSYADGLLIRTHHNETLSNIDSFGVPIRAVPAADIVF comes from the coding sequence ATGACCGCCGCGCTGTTGATTATCGATGTGCAGGAAGGGTTGTTTACGCCGCCGCCGGCGGATGCCACGGGCACCGTTGCGCGCATCAATCTGCTGAGCGAGCGCGCCCGTCGGGCCGGCGCGCCGGTTGTCGTGATTCAGCACCACACGCCGGACGACGAACTGCCGCACGGCAGCGCCGCCTGGCAAGTGCTTGCGGCGTTGACGGTGGCGCCGGGCGACCACCGGGTGGAGAAAACCACGCCGGACTCCTTCCTGCGCACCTCGCTGGGCGCATTGCTGATCGCCAACGGCGTTTCGCAGCTGGTGGTGTGCGGCTACTCCACGCCGTTTTGCATCGATACCACGGTGCGTAGCGCGGCGGCGCGCGGTTATCCGGTGACGCTGGCGGCGGATGCTCATACCTGCCACGACAAATCCTATGCCGACGGCCTGCTGATCCGCACCCACCATAACGAGACGCTGTCGAATATCGACAGCTTCGGCGTGCCGATCCGCGCCGTGCCTGCGGCGGACATCGTGTTCTGA
- the trpS gene encoding tryptophan--tRNA ligase, whose protein sequence is MSYTILTGDRATGPLHLGHFVGSLRQRVELQHQHNQTVMVADLQGLTDNGNNPQKISANVLNVVADYLAVGIDPHQTTICLQSALPALAELTMYYLNLVSVARLERNPTVKNEIAEKDFARSLPAGFLIYPVSQAADITAFGATHVPVGEDQLPMLEQTNEIVRRFNHIVGQPVLTECQPLLSNVGRLPGLDGQGKMSKSRGNAIQLGASADEVHKAVMSMFTDPGHLNVSDPGRVEGNMVFTYLDAFCDDAALVADLKAHYRRGGLGDVKIKRLLEDCLQSLLEPIRTRRAEFIADKGELTRILQHGTRRAHQVSQQTLQQVKAALGLDFFSLE, encoded by the coding sequence ATGAGTTACACCATTCTTACCGGCGATCGCGCCACCGGCCCACTGCATTTAGGCCACTTCGTCGGCTCGCTGCGCCAGCGCGTCGAACTGCAGCACCAGCATAACCAAACGGTGATGGTGGCGGATCTGCAGGGCCTGACCGACAACGGCAACAACCCGCAAAAAATCAGCGCCAACGTGCTCAACGTAGTGGCCGACTATCTGGCGGTGGGCATCGATCCGCACCAGACCACGATCTGCCTGCAGTCGGCGCTGCCGGCGTTGGCCGAGCTGACGATGTACTATCTCAACCTGGTCAGCGTGGCGCGGCTGGAACGCAACCCGACGGTGAAAAATGAAATCGCCGAGAAGGATTTCGCCCGCAGCCTGCCGGCCGGCTTTTTGATCTATCCGGTCAGCCAGGCGGCGGACATCACCGCCTTTGGCGCCACCCACGTGCCGGTCGGCGAGGATCAGCTGCCGATGCTGGAGCAAACCAACGAGATCGTGCGGCGTTTCAACCATATCGTCGGCCAACCGGTACTGACGGAGTGCCAGCCGCTGCTGAGCAACGTCGGGCGTCTGCCGGGGCTGGACGGGCAGGGCAAGATGTCGAAATCGCGCGGCAACGCCATCCAGCTTGGCGCCAGCGCCGACGAGGTGCACAAGGCGGTGATGAGCATGTTCACCGATCCCGGTCATCTCAACGTCAGCGATCCCGGCCGGGTGGAGGGCAACATGGTGTTCACCTATCTTGACGCCTTCTGCGACGACGCCGCGCTGGTGGCTGATCTGAAGGCGCATTACCGCCGCGGCGGGTTGGGGGACGTGAAAATCAAACGGCTGCTGGAGGATTGCCTGCAGAGCCTGCTCGAGCCGATCCGCACCCGCCGCGCCGAATTCATCGCCGATAAAGGCGAGCTGACGCGCATCCTGCAGCACGGCACCCGCCGCGCGCATCAGGTCAGCCAGCAGACGCTGCAGCAGGTCAAGGCGGCGCTGGGGCTGGACTTCTTTAGCCTGGAATGA
- a CDS encoding oxygenase MpaB family protein: protein MEAVRAAIEKQVLSLTGLALGGVDFENPPGDPGLFGPQSVIWQVHRDFTPMLCGGVSALLLQMLHPLALAGVWDHSNFREDMIGRLRRTSQFVSVTTFGPTAEAERLIAKVKAIHLRVTGVGSDGTPYAASDPALLTWVHVAESSRFLASHLRYRNPHLSRDLQDQYYREAARIAAALGATAIPQSCAEVEEYLQTMRPQLVCDERTQEVARILLKAPAPSALARPLGRVVMQAGIDLLPDWAQRQFGFQPGALRRRLVRTGAAGLGKVLGASMRNGSYQRAVRRITQPS, encoded by the coding sequence ATGGAAGCGGTACGCGCAGCGATAGAAAAACAGGTACTCAGCCTGACCGGGCTGGCGCTCGGCGGCGTCGACTTCGAGAACCCGCCGGGCGATCCGGGGTTGTTCGGCCCGCAGTCGGTCATCTGGCAGGTACACCGCGATTTCACCCCGATGCTGTGCGGCGGCGTCAGCGCCTTGCTGCTGCAAATGCTGCATCCGCTGGCGCTGGCCGGGGTGTGGGATCACTCCAACTTCCGCGAAGATATGATTGGCCGCCTGCGCCGCACCAGCCAGTTCGTGTCGGTCACCACCTTTGGCCCGACCGCCGAGGCGGAGCGGCTGATCGCCAAAGTCAAAGCCATCCATCTGCGGGTGACCGGCGTCGGCAGCGACGGCACGCCTTATGCCGCCAGCGATCCGGCGCTGCTCACCTGGGTTCACGTGGCGGAGAGCAGCCGTTTTCTGGCCAGCCACCTGCGCTACCGTAATCCCCATCTTTCCCGCGATTTACAGGATCAATACTATCGCGAAGCGGCGCGGATAGCCGCTGCGTTGGGGGCGACCGCCATCCCCCAGTCCTGCGCGGAGGTCGAAGAGTACCTGCAGACGATGCGGCCGCAGTTGGTGTGCGACGAACGGACTCAAGAGGTGGCACGCATTCTGCTGAAGGCGCCGGCGCCGAGCGCATTGGCGCGCCCGCTCGGCAGGGTGGTGATGCAGGCGGGCATCGATCTGTTGCCCGATTGGGCGCAGCGGCAGTTCGGTTTTCAGCCGGGCGCGCTGCGGCGGCGGCTGGTGCGAACGGGCGCCGCAGGCCTCGGCAAGGTGCTGGGCGCGTCGATGCGCAACGGCTCCTATCAGCGCGCGGTGCGGCGCATTACTCAGCCGTCATAA